A stretch of Plutella xylostella chromosome 10, ilPluXylo3.1, whole genome shotgun sequence DNA encodes these proteins:
- the LOC105382932 gene encoding 2-oxoglutarate dehydrogenase complex component E1 isoform X3 has product MDTRGLDSLVVARELGTTLCEEHMDMKFELPERTNIGGAEKELTLREIIARLEKVYCGSIGVEYMHVIDIDAISFMRERMETPGVMAKTPDEKRLIMRRLTKAVFLEKFFATKWPSEKRFGLEGGESMIALAEEIVDSSTRLGIESIVVAMQHRGRLNMLVNVCRKQLSDVFAQFTPMEPKERGSGDIKYHLGTYINRFIRATNKYIKVSMSANPSHLEVVSPVVAGKAKAEQHFRGDTTGGKVMAIIMHGDAAFTGQGVVYETIGMSSLPAFTTHGSIHVVCNNQIGYTTEPRFSRSSPYCSDVAKVVDAPVLHVNGDDPEAVAHVARVAIEYRCRFRKDVVVDFVCYRRFGHSEEDEPMFTQPFMYKKIRSMSTIDQIYAKKLKAEGVITDADIKKWETEYQDTMTKHFEMSKKTTQLSIMDWTDTPWTGFFEATDPSKIQPTGVSEQTIARISKHFCQIPDASEFLVHKGIVRMLANREKMVQDGVADWAMGEALAYGSLLRDRIHIRFTGEDVERGTMAHRHHVYHHQGVDGATLRVLDSLYPDQAPYNIHNSALSEFGTLGFEVGYSYSSPYVLTFWEAQYGDFADTAQPVFDTFLSNAQSKWVVQSGIVVQLPHGLDGAGPEHSSARVERYLQQADDDEDAVPDLDDPDLVLNQLRDCNWIVANVTTPANYFHLIRRQMAMPFRKPLILMTPKVGLKHPYYRSPFKDFTFGNEFQRVIPESGPASKNPSGVKKLIFCSGKIAITISELLQEKKLEECIAMCRLEQLYPFPYDLVTKECCKYPEAKVAFAQEEHKNQGPWLFCKVRIENLLGTRIECISRPPSAASATGMKWLFNKELEALKEAIVRLPDEGKTDC; this is encoded by the exons ATGGACACGCGCGGGCTGGACTCGCTCGTGGTCGCCAGGGAACTCGGCACCACGCTGT GCGAGGAGCACATGGACATGAAGTTCGAGCTGCCCGAGCGGACCAACATCGGCGGCGCCGAGAAAGAACTCACGTTGAG GGAAATAATAGCGCGACTGGAGAAGGTGTACTGCGGCTCCATCGGCGTGGAATACATGCACGTGATCGACATCGACGCCATCTCCTTCATGAGGGAACGCATGGAGACCCCGGGGGTCATGGCCAAGACCCCCGACGAGAAGCGGCTCATCATGAGGCGGTTGACCAAAGCTGTGTT CTTGGAGAAGTTTTTCGCGACAAAATGGCCGTCGGAGAAGCGGTTCGGGCTGGAGGGCGGCGAGAGCATGATCGCGCTGGCCGAGGAGATCGTGGACTCCAGCACGCGCCTCGGCATCGAGTCCATCGTGGTGGCCATGCAGCACCGAG GTCGTCTGAACATGTTGGTGAACGTGTGTCGCAAGCAGCTCTCGGACGTGTTCGCTCAGTTCACCCCCATGGAGCCCAAGGAACGG GGTTCAGGAGATATCAAGTATCATCTGGGAACGTACATCAACCGTTTTATTCGAGCGACCAATAAATATATCAAG GTGTCGATGAGCGCGAACCCCTCGCACTTGGAGGTGGTGAGCCCGGTGGTGGCCGGCAAGGCCAAGGCCGAGCAGCACTTCCGAGGGGACACCACGGGGGGCAAG GTGATGGCAATAATAATGCACGGCGACGCGGCATTCACGGGACAAGGCGTGGTGTACGAGACCATCGGCATGAGCAGCCTGCCCGCCTTCACGACCCACGGCTCCATCCACGTGGTCTGCAACAACCAGATCGGCTACACCACCGAGCCGCGGTTCTCGAGGTCCTCGCCCTATTGCTCAG ACGTAGCCAAAGTGGTGGACGCGCCCGTGCTGCACGTGAACGGCGACGACCCCGAGGCCGTGGCGCACGTGGCGCGCGTGGCCATCGAGTACCGCTGCCGGTTCCGCAAGGACGTGGTCGTGGACTTCGTCTGCTACCGCCGCTTCGGCCACAGCGAGGAGGACGAGCCCATGTTTACGCAGCCCTTCATGTACAAGAAGATTAGGAGCATGAGCACTA TTGACCAAATATACGCGAAGAAGCTGAAGGCAGAAGGCGTGATCACGGACGCAGACATAAAGAAGTGGGAGACTGAGTACCAGGACACCATGACGAAGCACTTCGAGATGAGCAAGAAGACGACGCAGCTCAGCATCATGGACTGGACCGACACGCCCTGGACCGGCTTCTTTGAGGCCACCGATCCGTCTAAG ATCCAACCGACGGGCGTGAGCGAGCAGACCATCGCGCGGATTTCGAAGCACTTCTGCCAGATCCCCGACGCCTCAGAGTTCCTGGTGCACAAGGGCATCGTAAGGATGCTGGCCAATAGAGAGAAAATG GTGCAAGACGGCGTAGCGGACTGGGCGATGGGCGAGGCGCTGGCGTACGGCTCGCTGCTGCGGGACCGCATCCACATCCGCTTCACCGGGGAGGACGTAGAGCGAGGCACAATGGCTCACAG ACACCACGTGTACCACCACCAGGGCGTGGACGGCGCCACGCTGCGGGTGCTGGACTCGCTGTACCCGGACCAGGCCCCCTACAACATACACAACAGCGCGCTCAGCGAGTTCG GAACCCTCGGCTTCGAAGTGGGCTACTCTTACTCCAGCCCTTACGTGTTGACCTTCTGGGAGGCGCAATACGGGGACTTCGCTGACACGGCCCAGCCCGTCTTCGACACGTTCCTGAGCAACGCGCAGAGCAAGTGGGTGGTGCAGTCGGGCATCGTGGTGCAACTTCCGCACGGGCTGGACGGAGCT GGTCCAGAACACTCGTCGGCGCGCGTGGAGCGGTACCTGCagcaggctgatgatgacgaagacgCGGTGCCCGACCTGGACGACCCCGACCTCGTGT TGAACCAACTCCGCGACTGCAACTGGATCGTGGCGAATGTGACGACGCCGGCCAACTACTTCCACCTGATCCGGCGGCAGATGGCCATGCCGTTCCGCAAGCCGCTCATCCTCATGACGCCCAAGGTCGGCCTCAAGCACCCCTACTACCGCTCGCCGTTCAAGGACTTCACTTTCGGCAACGAGTTTCAGAG AGTGATCCCCGAAAGCGGGCCCGCGTCTAAAAACCCTTCGGGCGTGAAGAAGCTGATATTCTGCAGCGGCAAGATCGCCATCACCATCTCGGAGCTGCTGCAGGAGAAGAAGCTAGAAGAATGTATCGCTATGTGCCGCCTCGAGCAGCTCTACCCGTTCCCCTACGACCTAGTCACGAAGGAGTGCTGCAAGTATCCGGAAGCCAAG GTGGCCTTCGCTCAAGAGGAGCACAAGAACCAGGGTCCGTGGCTCTTTTGCAAAGTTCGCATTGAAAACCTCCTGGGGACGCGAATCGA GTGCATATCGCGACCGCCCAGCGCAGCCTCCGCGACCGGGATGAAGTGGCTCTTCAACAAGGAGTTGGAGGCTCTCAAGGAGGCCATCGTGAGGCTACCCGACGAAGGAAAAACTGATTGCTAA
- the LOC105382932 gene encoding 2-oxoglutarate dehydrogenase complex component E1 isoform X4, which yields MDMKFELPERTNIGGAEKELTLREIIARLEKVYCGSIGVEYMHVIDIDAISFMRERMETPGVMAKTPDEKRLIMRRLTKAVFLEKFFATKWPSEKRFGLEGGESMIALAEEIVDSSTRLGIESIVVAMQHRGRLNMLVNVCRKQLSDVFAQFTPMEPKERGSGDIKYHLGTYINRFIRATNKYIKVSMSANPSHLEVVSPVVAGKAKAEQHFRGDTTGGKVMAIIMHGDAAFTGQGVVYETIGMSSLPAFTTHGSIHVVCNNQIGYTTEPRFSRSSPYCSDVAKVVDAPVLHVNGDDPEAVAHVARVAIEYRCRFRKDVVVDFVCYRRFGHSEEDEPMFTQPFMYKKIRSMSTIDQIYAKKLKAEGVITDADIKKWETEYQDTMTKHFEMSKKTTQLSIMDWTDTPWTGFFEATDPSKIQPTGVSEQTIARISKHFCQIPDASEFLVHKGIVRMLANREKMVQDGVADWAMGEALAYGSLLRDRIHIRFTGEDVERGTMAHRHHVYHHQGVDGATLRVLDSLYPDQAPYNIHNSALSEFGTLGFEVGYSYSSPYVLTFWEAQYGDFADTAQPVFDTFLSNAQSKWVVQSGIVVQLPHGLDGAGPEHSSARVERYLQQADDDEDAVPDLDDPDLVLNQLRDCNWIVANVTTPANYFHLIRRQMAMPFRKPLILMTPKVGLKHPYYRSPFKDFTFGNEFQRVIPESGPASKNPSGVKKLIFCSGKIAITISELLQEKKLEECIAMCRLEQLYPFPYDLVTKECCKYPEAKVAFAQEEHKNQGPWLFCKVRIENLLGTRIECISRPPSAASATGMKWLFNKELEALKEAIVRLPDEGKTDC from the exons ATGGACATGAAGTTCGAGCTGCCCGAGCGGACCAACATCGGCGGCGCCGAGAAAGAACTCACGTTGAG GGAAATAATAGCGCGACTGGAGAAGGTGTACTGCGGCTCCATCGGCGTGGAATACATGCACGTGATCGACATCGACGCCATCTCCTTCATGAGGGAACGCATGGAGACCCCGGGGGTCATGGCCAAGACCCCCGACGAGAAGCGGCTCATCATGAGGCGGTTGACCAAAGCTGTGTT CTTGGAGAAGTTTTTCGCGACAAAATGGCCGTCGGAGAAGCGGTTCGGGCTGGAGGGCGGCGAGAGCATGATCGCGCTGGCCGAGGAGATCGTGGACTCCAGCACGCGCCTCGGCATCGAGTCCATCGTGGTGGCCATGCAGCACCGAG GTCGTCTGAACATGTTGGTGAACGTGTGTCGCAAGCAGCTCTCGGACGTGTTCGCTCAGTTCACCCCCATGGAGCCCAAGGAACGG GGTTCAGGAGATATCAAGTATCATCTGGGAACGTACATCAACCGTTTTATTCGAGCGACCAATAAATATATCAAG GTGTCGATGAGCGCGAACCCCTCGCACTTGGAGGTGGTGAGCCCGGTGGTGGCCGGCAAGGCCAAGGCCGAGCAGCACTTCCGAGGGGACACCACGGGGGGCAAG GTGATGGCAATAATAATGCACGGCGACGCGGCATTCACGGGACAAGGCGTGGTGTACGAGACCATCGGCATGAGCAGCCTGCCCGCCTTCACGACCCACGGCTCCATCCACGTGGTCTGCAACAACCAGATCGGCTACACCACCGAGCCGCGGTTCTCGAGGTCCTCGCCCTATTGCTCAG ACGTAGCCAAAGTGGTGGACGCGCCCGTGCTGCACGTGAACGGCGACGACCCCGAGGCCGTGGCGCACGTGGCGCGCGTGGCCATCGAGTACCGCTGCCGGTTCCGCAAGGACGTGGTCGTGGACTTCGTCTGCTACCGCCGCTTCGGCCACAGCGAGGAGGACGAGCCCATGTTTACGCAGCCCTTCATGTACAAGAAGATTAGGAGCATGAGCACTA TTGACCAAATATACGCGAAGAAGCTGAAGGCAGAAGGCGTGATCACGGACGCAGACATAAAGAAGTGGGAGACTGAGTACCAGGACACCATGACGAAGCACTTCGAGATGAGCAAGAAGACGACGCAGCTCAGCATCATGGACTGGACCGACACGCCCTGGACCGGCTTCTTTGAGGCCACCGATCCGTCTAAG ATCCAACCGACGGGCGTGAGCGAGCAGACCATCGCGCGGATTTCGAAGCACTTCTGCCAGATCCCCGACGCCTCAGAGTTCCTGGTGCACAAGGGCATCGTAAGGATGCTGGCCAATAGAGAGAAAATG GTGCAAGACGGCGTAGCGGACTGGGCGATGGGCGAGGCGCTGGCGTACGGCTCGCTGCTGCGGGACCGCATCCACATCCGCTTCACCGGGGAGGACGTAGAGCGAGGCACAATGGCTCACAG ACACCACGTGTACCACCACCAGGGCGTGGACGGCGCCACGCTGCGGGTGCTGGACTCGCTGTACCCGGACCAGGCCCCCTACAACATACACAACAGCGCGCTCAGCGAGTTCG GAACCCTCGGCTTCGAAGTGGGCTACTCTTACTCCAGCCCTTACGTGTTGACCTTCTGGGAGGCGCAATACGGGGACTTCGCTGACACGGCCCAGCCCGTCTTCGACACGTTCCTGAGCAACGCGCAGAGCAAGTGGGTGGTGCAGTCGGGCATCGTGGTGCAACTTCCGCACGGGCTGGACGGAGCT GGTCCAGAACACTCGTCGGCGCGCGTGGAGCGGTACCTGCagcaggctgatgatgacgaagacgCGGTGCCCGACCTGGACGACCCCGACCTCGTGT TGAACCAACTCCGCGACTGCAACTGGATCGTGGCGAATGTGACGACGCCGGCCAACTACTTCCACCTGATCCGGCGGCAGATGGCCATGCCGTTCCGCAAGCCGCTCATCCTCATGACGCCCAAGGTCGGCCTCAAGCACCCCTACTACCGCTCGCCGTTCAAGGACTTCACTTTCGGCAACGAGTTTCAGAG AGTGATCCCCGAAAGCGGGCCCGCGTCTAAAAACCCTTCGGGCGTGAAGAAGCTGATATTCTGCAGCGGCAAGATCGCCATCACCATCTCGGAGCTGCTGCAGGAGAAGAAGCTAGAAGAATGTATCGCTATGTGCCGCCTCGAGCAGCTCTACCCGTTCCCCTACGACCTAGTCACGAAGGAGTGCTGCAAGTATCCGGAAGCCAAG GTGGCCTTCGCTCAAGAGGAGCACAAGAACCAGGGTCCGTGGCTCTTTTGCAAAGTTCGCATTGAAAACCTCCTGGGGACGCGAATCGA GTGCATATCGCGACCGCCCAGCGCAGCCTCCGCGACCGGGATGAAGTGGCTCTTCAACAAGGAGTTGGAGGCTCTCAAGGAGGCCATCGTGAGGCTACCCGACGAAGGAAAAACTGATTGCTAA